Genomic segment of Macellibacteroides fermentans:
ATTTTATTTTATATTTCATCATTCTGAATTTTAAAGGTTCGTTTGATAGAAGTTTACTAATTTATTTACGGCTTGCGATACATATTCGGGTTTCCAATAGGTTTGTATATGAGTAGCTCCATCAATCAAAAATAACTCTTTGTTTTTTGCATTGGTAGCTTTGCTAAACGCCTCGTCTGTCATATATTTCGTATCGGCTTTGCTTCCGGCTATCATCAACAAAGGCTGATTGATTAAATCCATATTTGCAGCAGCATCCCAAGTCATTAAGTCGAGCAGGCTACTCATTGTATATAGAAAGGTAGAGTTTGGATGTGCATAGGTTCTATAATAATACAGGTATCCTTCCCTGTACAGGTCAGTCGATGTTCTAGCTATTTCTTCGTCTGTAATACTTGCTACACCTGCATAAATGATTTTACCACCTGCGGCTTCTTGAGCTCTAGCATCTGTGGCTTGTTGTAACCGCTCCTGTATGGTAGCCAATTGAGAATTCTGAAATCCGTTACGTCTTACTTCACCCGAATTGAACATACTTAATGTTGCTACTGCCTTAAATCGTTTGTCAGACTGGGTTGCCTTTAAAGTATAACCCCCTCCGCCACAAATACCAAGAATGCCCAAACGGTTTGCATCTACCCCTTTATATTGGGTAATAAAGTCTGCCATACCGTGAATGTCTTCAGTACGGTAGGCAGGATTATCCGTATGACGCGGTTCTCCGCCGCTTGCTCCCTGATATGCTGCATCTGCGGCAAGGGTTATATATCCTGCTTCCGCTAAACGCTGTGCATATAATCCCGCGGTCTGCTCTTTGACACCACCATTTGGATGCGCTACCACCACAGCAGGATACTTTTTAGAAGGGTCATAACCGGCAGGTGTATAAACATTTGCAGCAATATCAATCCCGTTTAGTTTATACGATACGGGGTGAATATTTGCTTTTCCTTTTACATTTTCTGTAATTGCTCCTTCATATACCAAAGTATATGGATTTTGTTTTTGTGTTGTTTGAGCATTTGCTGTGCTTATTGTCAATGACATAGCTATTGCGATTATTAAAATTAATGTTTTCATTATTGTTTTATTTAGTTATTTCTTGTTTTTAGAATTTCATCCAGTACTTTTTGCGCATCGGATGCTTTTTCTTCTCCAATGGCTGATTTAATAACCTTTACAAATTCTTGCAACTGTCCAGGCGTTAGACCAACATTTAACGAAATGGTTAAATGGCCTTTGAGCATAGGTTCTGC
This window contains:
- a CDS encoding alpha/beta hydrolase → MSLTISTANAQTTQKQNPYTLVYEGAITENVKGKANIHPVSYKLNGIDIAANVYTPAGYDPSKKYPAVVVAHPNGGVKEQTAGLYAQRLAEAGYITLAADAAYQGASGGEPRHTDNPAYRTEDIHGMADFITQYKGVDANRLGILGICGGGGYTLKATQSDKRFKAVATLSMFNSGEVRRNGFQNSQLATIQERLQQATDARAQEAAGGKIIYAGVASITDEEIARTSTDLYREGYLYYYRTYAHPNSTFLYTMSSLLDLMTWDAAANMDLINQPLLMIAGSKADTKYMTDEAFSKATNAKNKELFLIDGATHIQTYWKPEYVSQAVNKLVNFYQTNL